One stretch of Chryseobacterium indologenes DNA includes these proteins:
- the sppA gene encoding signal peptide peptidase SppA, translating into MRSFFKNVLANIVAIIILCAVFFVFFIMMLVFSSMGSDKSVVVKKNSVLTINLKTNIIDSPTEEQMDLFGLGSQNKNVLLYDVLEAINKAKTDDNIKGISIETDDLNAGLTQIDDVRNAIEDFKKSGKFVYAYGNGVSQSAYYLGSVADQYYLHPAGGIELKGLSTEVTFFKDFADKYGIGIEVIRHGKFKSAVEPFLRNDISPENKEQLSTLLNDLWKNTSYKMATSRKIDTAQFRTIVDSLYGMIPEQGLKYKLADKLIQKSEYEDMLKTKLNVKEKEKLNKVSLTNYINSFSDEDKSGEKVAILYASGSINNGDQYNDIHSEKYVKYIKKLQEDDKVKAVVFRINSPGGSANASDEILFELQQLKKKKPLVVSFGDYAASGGYYVAMAADKIYSEPNTLTGSIGVFGVLPYYKDIANKNGIRADVVATNANSMYYSGLNGVTPYGVNMMTKSVEGTYKRFVHFVTQNRKKTFEQIDNVGGGRVWSGVRAKEIGLVDELGTLNDAVKFAAQKAGVKSYYVEAYPKKMSPFEQIFKDLNEEDVSARIIKNKIGKSNYEILQQITDKKLQSEVKMEMPYQIRINN; encoded by the coding sequence ATGAGAAGTTTCTTTAAAAATGTTTTGGCAAATATAGTCGCAATAATCATACTTTGTGCTGTATTTTTCGTCTTTTTTATTATGATGCTTGTGTTTAGTTCTATGGGAAGCGACAAGTCTGTGGTGGTGAAAAAGAATTCGGTTCTGACCATTAATTTAAAGACCAATATAATAGACAGCCCTACGGAAGAGCAGATGGATTTGTTTGGTTTAGGCAGTCAGAATAAGAATGTGCTTTTGTATGATGTACTTGAGGCTATTAATAAAGCGAAAACTGATGATAATATTAAAGGAATCAGTATTGAGACAGATGACCTGAATGCAGGGCTGACTCAAATTGACGATGTTAGAAATGCTATTGAAGATTTCAAGAAAAGTGGAAAGTTTGTATACGCTTACGGAAACGGAGTGTCTCAATCTGCTTATTATCTGGGATCAGTAGCTGATCAATATTATCTTCACCCTGCTGGAGGTATAGAATTGAAAGGACTTTCTACTGAAGTTACATTCTTTAAAGATTTTGCAGACAAATATGGAATCGGGATAGAGGTAATCCGTCACGGTAAATTTAAATCTGCGGTAGAACCTTTCTTAAGAAATGACATTTCTCCGGAGAATAAAGAACAGCTAAGTACGCTGTTGAATGACCTTTGGAAAAATACGTCTTATAAAATGGCAACTTCAAGAAAAATTGATACAGCCCAATTCAGAACAATCGTTGACAGCTTATATGGCATGATACCTGAACAGGGATTAAAATATAAACTGGCAGATAAGCTTATCCAAAAATCAGAATATGAGGATATGCTTAAAACGAAGCTGAATGTAAAAGAAAAGGAAAAACTGAATAAAGTTTCTTTAACGAACTATATCAACTCTTTCAGCGATGAAGATAAGTCAGGTGAAAAAGTAGCCATATTATATGCTTCAGGATCTATCAACAATGGTGATCAGTATAATGATATCCATTCTGAAAAATATGTTAAATACATTAAAAAACTTCAGGAAGATGATAAAGTGAAAGCAGTTGTATTCAGAATCAACTCTCCTGGGGGAAGTGCGAATGCTTCAGATGAAATCTTGTTTGAATTGCAGCAACTGAAAAAGAAAAAGCCATTGGTCGTTTCTTTTGGCGATTACGCAGCTTCTGGTGGTTATTATGTTGCAATGGCAGCTGATAAGATCTATTCTGAGCCTAATACACTTACAGGTTCTATTGGAGTATTTGGAGTATTGCCTTATTATAAAGATATAGCAAACAAGAACGGTATCCGTGCAGATGTTGTGGCTACAAATGCTAACTCTATGTATTATTCAGGATTAAACGGAGTAACACCTTATGGGGTCAACATGATGACAAAAAGTGTAGAAGGTACCTATAAAAGATTTGTCCATTTCGTTACCCAGAACAGAAAGAAAACATTTGAGCAGATTGATAATGTAGGGGGCGGTAGAGTATGGAGTGGTGTTCGTGCAAAGGAAATCGGATTGGTAGATGAATTGGGAACCCTTAATGATGCCGTAAAGTTTGCTGCACAGAAAGCAGGAGTGAAGTCTTACTATGTGGAGGCTTATCCTAAGAAAATGAGCCC
- the folK gene encoding 2-amino-4-hydroxy-6-hydroxymethyldihydropteridine diphosphokinase, with protein sequence MSQQKVVLLLGSNLGEQKKNIELALQKMKDAGNHISQISEFLMSDPVEFVSSNIFCNIAAIIFTHLSPIQLLDCIKNIEVEMGRINDSKVSGGYTDRIIDIDIIKYNELNFKSERLEIPHKKHLFERDFSRILLKDFI encoded by the coding sequence ATGTCGCAGCAAAAGGTAGTTTTGTTACTCGGAAGTAACCTAGGAGAGCAAAAAAAAAATATAGAGCTTGCTTTACAGAAAATGAAGGATGCCGGAAACCACATTTCACAAATAAGCGAATTTTTAATGTCAGATCCTGTAGAATTTGTCAGTTCCAATATTTTTTGTAATATTGCAGCTATAATATTCACGCATCTTTCACCAATTCAGCTGCTTGATTGTATTAAAAACATTGAAGTTGAAATGGGAAGAATTAATGATTCAAAAGTATCAGGTGGTTACACAGACAGGATAATAGATATTGATATCATTAAGTATAATGAATTAAACTTTAAATCAGAAAGATTAGAAATCCCTCATAAAAAACATCTTTTTGAAAGGGATTTTTCCAGAATATTATTAAAAGATTTTATTTAA
- a CDS encoding OmpA family protein, which yields MKLSLAIVALALTIPTVSYAQDSSAATDGKYPNTFTSGSANVSPFTNQSKRFNDWSISVGAGVPLLQSADLTSIKNGNGKNLFGYSAYVSIDKAITHAFGINLQYDRGETRQGWFNTKDAAPDATAVAGRTQYDAISLLGDINFSNLLRRVDNHSPYRWALHGYAGIGTIAYRAYQKNASGQSLMTEVKPFKLGSLFMQAGTGLKFKVNRRIDIEGRLMYVVTGDDTFDGGGDPYSEVNRRASQVSDNFFNATLGLSVKLGKHESHLMWHDPLQEIYYKLDVLANKNQDIEVCKKGDADNDGVCDDWDRQLDTPAGARVDGAGVALDTDLDGVIDLYDKCVTVPGPVENNGCPVKKDNNQTAVEVEKTLKDIYFNFNKATIRPESNSKLDLAASIIKENGGNYLLTGHTDMKGNAAYNLRLSKERAAAVVSALENRGINESVLKSRGVGSAEAKIPASASDAERLADRKVTVRFIESSEWNSIQKKDYDDAPIKKSVKKVPSKKKKK from the coding sequence ATGAAATTAAGTTTAGCAATCGTTGCATTAGCATTGACGATCCCTACCGTCAGCTATGCACAAGATTCATCAGCGGCAACAGATGGAAAGTATCCCAATACTTTTACTTCCGGTTCTGCTAATGTTTCTCCCTTTACCAATCAATCAAAAAGATTTAACGACTGGTCTATTTCGGTAGGTGCAGGAGTTCCATTACTTCAGTCAGCGGATTTAACTTCCATTAAGAATGGTAATGGTAAAAACCTTTTCGGATATTCAGCTTATGTAAGTATTGATAAAGCGATCACCCATGCTTTTGGAATCAATTTACAATATGACAGAGGTGAAACAAGACAAGGATGGTTCAATACCAAAGATGCAGCACCTGATGCAACAGCAGTAGCAGGTAGAACTCAATACGACGCAATCTCACTTTTAGGAGACATTAATTTTTCTAACCTTTTAAGAAGGGTAGATAATCATTCTCCTTACAGATGGGCATTACATGGATATGCAGGTATTGGTACCATTGCCTACAGAGCCTACCAAAAAAATGCTTCTGGACAAAGCTTAATGACTGAAGTAAAACCATTTAAATTAGGGTCTCTTTTCATGCAGGCTGGTACAGGTTTGAAATTTAAAGTGAACAGAAGAATTGATATTGAAGGTAGATTGATGTACGTAGTAACAGGTGATGATACCTTTGATGGCGGAGGTGATCCATACAGTGAAGTCAACAGACGTGCTTCACAGGTTTCAGATAACTTCTTCAACGCAACGTTAGGACTTTCCGTAAAATTAGGTAAGCATGAATCTCACTTAATGTGGCATGACCCACTTCAGGAAATCTATTACAAACTTGATGTTTTGGCTAATAAGAACCAGGATATCGAAGTATGTAAAAAAGGAGATGCTGATAACGACGGAGTATGTGACGATTGGGACAGACAGCTTGACACTCCTGCAGGAGCAAGAGTGGATGGAGCTGGTGTTGCCCTTGATACTGACCTTGATGGTGTTATTGACCTTTACGATAAGTGTGTAACCGTTCCGGGACCTGTTGAAAACAACGGTTGCCCTGTAAAAAAAGATAATAATCAGACGGCAGTAGAAGTAGAAAAAACGCTTAAGGATATCTACTTTAATTTTAATAAAGCGACTATCAGACCAGAGTCTAACAGTAAATTAGATCTTGCAGCTTCAATTATCAAAGAAAACGGCGGAAACTATTTACTTACAGGGCATACTGATATGAAAGGAAACGCAGCTTATAACCTAAGATTATCTAAAGAAAGAGCAGCTGCTGTAGTAAGCGCTCTGGAAAATAGAGGTATCAATGAAAGTGTACTTAAATCAAGAGGTGTAGGTTCTGCAGAGGCTAAGATCCCAGCTTCAGCTTCAGATGCTGAAAGACTTGCAGACCGAAAAGTTACGGTAAGATTTATAGAAAGCTCAGAATGGAACTCTATTCAAAAGAAAGACTATGATGATGCTCCTATAAAAAAATCAGTAAAAAAAGTACCATCTAAGAAAAAGAAGAAGTAA
- a CDS encoding OmpA family protein encodes MKLSLAIVALALAIPTASYAQDSTAVSKGEYPNTFSSGSANVSPFTNQSKRFNDWSISAGVGVPLLQSADLTSIKNGNGKNLFGYSAYVSIDKAITHAFGINLQYDRGETRQGWFNTKDAAPDATAVAGRTQYDAISLLGDINFSNLLRRVDNHSPYRWALHGYAGIGTIAYRAYQKNASGQSLMTEVKPFKLGSLFMQAGTGLKFKVNRRIDIEGRLMYVVTGDDTFDGGGDPYSEVNRRASQVSDNFFNATLGLSVKLGKHESHLMWHDPLQEIYYKLDVLANKNQDIEVCKKGDADNDGVCDDWDRQLDTPAGARVDGAGVALDTDLDGVIDLYDKCVTVPGPVENNGCPTTTTGPVVETETKLEGIEFDLNSDRILPSNTPILNNAVNYINSSNGSYNVVGATDTRGTDAYNQKLSQRRANNVKNYLIKNGVQSGKLNAVGKGEKDLKYPECEPATKCPEWKNRANRRVYFEAK; translated from the coding sequence ATGAAATTAAGTTTAGCAATTGTTGCATTAGCTTTGGCGATTCCTACTGCCAGTTATGCACAAGACTCAACGGCAGTTTCAAAAGGAGAGTATCCCAATACGTTCTCGTCTGGGTCTGCCAACGTTTCCCCATTCACAAATCAATCAAAAAGATTTAATGACTGGTCTATTTCTGCGGGGGTTGGAGTTCCATTGCTTCAGTCAGCGGATTTAACTTCCATTAAGAATGGTAACGGTAAAAACCTTTTCGGATATTCAGCTTATGTAAGTATTGATAAAGCGATCACCCATGCTTTTGGAATCAATTTACAATATGACAGAGGTGAAACAAGACAAGGATGGTTCAATACCAAAGATGCAGCACCTGATGCAACAGCAGTGGCAGGTAGAACTCAATACGACGCAATCTCACTTTTAGGAGACATTAATTTCTCTAACCTTTTAAGAAGGGTGGACAATCATTCTCCTTACAGATGGGCATTACATGGATATGCAGGTATTGGTACCATTGCCTACAGAGCCTACCAAAAAAATGCTTCTGGACAAAGCTTAATGACTGAAGTAAAACCATTTAAATTAGGGTCTCTTTTCATGCAGGCTGGTACAGGTTTGAAATTTAAAGTGAACAGAAGAATTGATATTGAAGGTAGATTGATGTACGTAGTAACAGGTGATGATACCTTTGATGGCGGAGGTGATCCGTACAGTGAAGTCAACAGACGTGCTTCACAGGTTTCAGATAACTTCTTCAACGCAACGTTAGGACTTTCCGTAAAATTAGGTAAACATGAGTCTCACTTAATGTGGCATGACCCACTTCAGGAAATCTATTACAAACTTGATGTTTTGGCTAATAAAAACCAGGATATCGAAGTATGTAAAAAAGGAGATGCTGATAACGACGGAGTATGTGACGATTGGGACAGACAGCTTGACACTCCTGCAGGAGCAAGAGTGGATGGAGCTGGTGTTGCACTTGATACTGACCTTGATGGTGTTATTGACCTTTACGATAAGTGTGTAACCGTTCCGGGACCTGTTGAAAACAACGGTTGCCCTACTACCACTACTGGACCGGTAGTGGAAACTGAAACGAAATTAGAAGGAATTGAATTTGACTTAAATTCAGACAGAATCTTACCTTCAAATACTCCAATCTTAAATAACGCTGTCAACTATATCAATTCTTCAAACGGTTCTTACAATGTTGTAGGAGCTACTGATACAAGAGGAACTGATGCTTACAATCAGAAACTATCTCAGAGAAGAGCAAACAACGTTAAAAATTATCTAATCAAAAACGGAGTACAGTCTGGGAAATTAAACGCTGTAGGTAAAGGTGAAAAAGACCTTAAATATCCTGAGTGTGAACCGGCAACAAAATGCCCTGAGTGGAAAAACAGAGCTAACAGAAGAGTATACTTCGAAGCAAAATAA
- a CDS encoding RecQ family ATP-dependent DNA helicase — MISPQDFQKLKYDTLKYFWGYTAFRDSQEEIINAVINEKDSLVLLPTGAGKSLCYQLPALLKEGTCLVISPLLALMKDQVNQLKFRGIEAEYLSSELDEYDAEAIYNRCKEGLTKLLYVSPERLTNIQFLQNIEEIELSFIAVDEAHCISEWGQDFRPSYQNIKSFRMNNPETPCLALTATATPKVLEEIKNKLELRNPAVFQKSFKRDNIKIFTEEVSDKFQRVLDILKYNTDSGIVYVRTRKEAELLSEFLKKNQLKNVDYFHAGLTTKEKNARQNNWNNSDNQVLISTNAFGMGIDKDNVRFVLHYSPAASIENYYQEIGRAGRDGKESFAFMLWNKQELLNFDQILKNQIPNKAEFLKIISYLYSIFQVAEFELPEKTFQLNTAGIQNFTRLSKAKINNVLNFLHNQEIIYYNNNKSLSSLELFIKSDEIDQLPQKDAYFIELLLRSMSGITTHKVMFSEQQVSHKIEVSVPLIKERLKELQQKNYLEYLDGALSSIKFLKPRDERAVSNTYWKLFEHIQRNKIQKWEEMKFYVEDKDYCKMKLILAYFGEKNSKNCGQCSVCEKNKQSIFGKNISQQIINLLAKRSATIEELSVQLSYHSKESILENLIFLLDSGKVKMLNFRTYALNHE, encoded by the coding sequence ATGATTTCTCCGCAGGATTTTCAAAAGCTAAAATATGACACTCTTAAGTATTTCTGGGGCTATACTGCCTTCAGAGATTCTCAGGAAGAAATTATCAATGCGGTTATCAATGAAAAAGATAGCCTTGTACTGCTTCCTACAGGTGCCGGTAAATCATTATGCTACCAGCTTCCTGCTTTATTAAAAGAAGGAACATGTCTGGTAATTTCCCCTTTGCTGGCACTAATGAAGGACCAGGTCAATCAACTAAAATTCCGTGGAATAGAAGCAGAATACCTTTCTTCTGAACTGGATGAATATGATGCTGAGGCGATTTACAATCGTTGCAAAGAAGGACTTACCAAGTTACTTTATGTATCCCCTGAAAGATTAACCAATATTCAGTTTCTCCAGAATATCGAAGAAATTGAATTATCATTTATTGCTGTGGATGAGGCTCACTGTATTTCTGAATGGGGACAGGATTTCCGACCAAGTTACCAGAATATCAAAAGTTTCAGAATGAATAACCCTGAAACTCCATGCCTCGCGTTGACTGCAACTGCAACTCCAAAGGTTCTGGAAGAGATCAAGAATAAACTTGAACTGAGAAATCCAGCTGTTTTTCAAAAAAGCTTCAAAAGGGATAATATTAAAATCTTTACAGAGGAAGTTTCCGATAAATTCCAACGTGTTCTGGATATTTTAAAATACAATACAGATTCAGGGATTGTATATGTAAGAACAAGAAAAGAGGCTGAGCTGCTTTCAGAATTCTTAAAGAAAAATCAGCTGAAAAATGTTGATTACTTTCACGCAGGTTTAACTACAAAGGAAAAAAATGCAAGGCAAAACAACTGGAATAATAGTGACAACCAGGTCTTAATTTCTACCAATGCCTTTGGAATGGGCATTGACAAGGATAATGTACGCTTTGTACTCCACTACTCACCTGCTGCTTCTATTGAAAATTATTATCAGGAAATAGGAAGGGCCGGAAGAGATGGTAAAGAAAGTTTTGCATTCATGCTATGGAATAAACAGGAACTTTTAAATTTTGATCAAATCCTTAAAAATCAAATTCCCAATAAGGCTGAGTTTTTAAAGATCATCAGCTACCTCTACTCTATTTTTCAGGTAGCAGAATTTGAATTACCAGAGAAAACTTTCCAATTAAATACAGCCGGAATACAAAATTTCACCAGATTATCAAAAGCTAAAATTAATAATGTTCTCAATTTCCTGCATAATCAGGAAATTATTTACTACAATAACAATAAAAGTTTGTCATCCTTGGAGCTTTTCATCAAATCTGATGAAATAGATCAACTCCCCCAAAAAGATGCTTATTTCATAGAGCTTCTTCTTCGTAGCATGTCTGGAATTACAACACATAAAGTCATGTTTAGTGAACAACAGGTAAGTCATAAAATTGAAGTAAGTGTTCCATTAATCAAAGAACGTTTAAAGGAGCTTCAACAGAAAAACTACCTTGAGTACCTGGATGGAGCTTTATCGAGTATCAAATTTCTGAAACCGCGTGATGAAAGAGCTGTTAGTAATACCTATTGGAAACTTTTTGAGCATATTCAACGTAACAAGATCCAGAAATGGGAAGAAATGAAGTTCTATGTGGAGGATAAAGATTACTGCAAAATGAAGCTTATCCTGGCCTATTTTGGAGAAAAAAATTCAAAAAACTGTGGCCAGTGTTCTGTATGTGAAAAAAACAAACAATCTATTTTTGGGAAAAATATTTCTCAGCAGATTATTAACTTATTGGCAAAAAGATCAGCAACTATCGAAGAACTTTCGGTTCAGCTAAGTTATCATTCTAAAGAAAGTATATTAGAAAACTTAATTTTTTTATTAGACTCTGGAAAGGTAAAAATGTTGAATTTCAGAACGTATGCGCTGAATCATGAGTAA
- the fmt gene encoding methionyl-tRNA formyltransferase: MKSLKVVFLGTPEFAKTSLEAIHQSHHQVVGVVTVADKASGRGQKINQSPVKVYASENNIPVFQPEKLRNPEFLEELKKLDADVFVVVAFRMMPKVLFEMPRMGTFNLHASLLPDYRGAAPINYAVINGEEKTGATTFFINEKIDEGNILLQEEIDILTDESAGELHDRLMEMGSKLVVKTLDGLAENVIEEKPQPQVEHPKNAYKIFKEDTRINWDALSKTVHQFILGMSPYPAAFTTLKIGKEEKGLKIFGGKFEISNHGKPAGTLDISKNEFKIYTQDGIYFPQELQLEGKKRMTVKDFLNGFRNFDEITL; this comes from the coding sequence ATGAAATCATTGAAAGTCGTTTTTTTAGGTACTCCTGAGTTTGCAAAAACTTCTTTGGAGGCTATTCATCAATCTCATCATCAGGTGGTAGGCGTAGTAACTGTAGCAGATAAAGCCAGCGGACGCGGTCAGAAAATCAACCAATCCCCCGTAAAAGTGTATGCTTCAGAAAATAATATTCCTGTTTTTCAGCCGGAGAAATTAAGAAATCCTGAATTTTTAGAGGAGCTTAAAAAACTGGATGCTGATGTTTTTGTAGTGGTAGCATTCAGAATGATGCCTAAAGTTCTTTTTGAAATGCCTAGAATGGGAACATTTAATCTACATGCTTCTCTTCTTCCTGATTATAGAGGAGCTGCTCCTATCAATTATGCAGTGATCAATGGTGAGGAGAAAACCGGGGCAACAACTTTCTTCATTAATGAAAAAATTGATGAAGGAAATATCCTTCTTCAGGAGGAAATTGACATCTTAACAGATGAAAGTGCAGGAGAACTTCATGACAGACTTATGGAAATGGGTTCAAAATTGGTTGTAAAAACCTTGGATGGACTGGCTGAAAATGTTATTGAAGAAAAACCTCAGCCACAGGTTGAACATCCTAAAAATGCTTACAAGATCTTTAAAGAAGATACCCGAATCAATTGGGATGCACTTTCAAAAACAGTACATCAATTCATCCTTGGAATGTCACCTTATCCAGCAGCCTTTACAACACTAAAAATTGGTAAAGAGGAAAAAGGATTAAAAATATTTGGTGGAAAATTTGAAATCTCCAATCATGGTAAACCTGCCGGAACATTGGATATTTCAAAAAATGAATTCAAAATCTATACTCAGGATGGAATTTATTTTCCACAAGAACTTCAGTTAGAAGGTAAGAAAAGAATGACCGTAAAGGATTTCCTGAATGGTTTCAGAAATTTTGACGAGATAACACTGTAG
- a CDS encoding Crp/Fnr family transcriptional regulator, with amino-acid sequence MTESLQKHIREYVDISDEKLEKYCNAFTYRKIKKKEFLLMEGSICDFEGFVVSGCFKVFHTNRNAAEQILYFAIENWWISDIDSFINRIPSKLTIQALENSEILLISRRDKENLYQEMPEVEKLMRLKFQSSIIALQRRIIDNLSKSSEERYIEFLKKYPQTAHRLTNIQIAAYLGVTPESLSRVRKNIVKKD; translated from the coding sequence ATGACCGAGTCTTTACAAAAACATATCCGGGAGTATGTTGATATTTCAGATGAAAAGCTGGAAAAATATTGCAATGCCTTTACTTATCGAAAAATAAAAAAGAAAGAATTTTTATTAATGGAAGGAAGTATCTGTGATTTTGAGGGATTTGTAGTAAGTGGTTGTTTTAAGGTTTTTCACACCAATCGAAATGCAGCTGAACAGATATTATATTTTGCCATTGAAAATTGGTGGATCTCAGATATAGATAGCTTTATCAACAGAATTCCCTCAAAACTTACTATTCAGGCACTCGAAAACAGTGAAATTCTTTTAATTTCAAGAAGAGATAAAGAAAATCTCTACCAAGAGATGCCGGAAGTGGAAAAATTGATGAGACTTAAATTTCAGAGTTCAATTATTGCATTACAACGTAGAATTATTGATAATTTAAGTAAGTCTTCCGAAGAACGTTATATCGAATTTTTAAAGAAATACCCTCAAACCGCCCATAGACTTACCAATATTCAGATTGCTGCTTATCTGGGAGTAACTCCTGAATCTCTAAGTAGGGTTCGTAAAAATATTGTAAAGAAAGACTAG
- the ribB gene encoding 3,4-dihydroxy-2-butanone-4-phosphate synthase: MSDIKLNTIPEAIEDLRNGKIIIVVDDEDRENEGDFLCAAELTTPEIINFMALHGRGLICMPLPEKRCDELGLEVMVSRSSDPKETAFTVSVDLLGNGTSTGISAGDRAKTILALMDEKSKPTDFMRPGHIFPLRARKGGVLKRAGHTEAAIDLTHLAGLKEGGVICEIMNEDGTMSRLPELHAFAQKHDMKIVSIEDLIHYQLKKGNLVERLEEKKVKTHYGDFDFYAFRETSNDQIHFALTKGAWTVDEPVLVRVQSSDSYFDVLTRLNNGEKPLLEKVTNMVNEAGKGAIIFINNVSNSENTLRKLQQFLNYQDGQEQHPTLAYNYRDYGIGTQILKNLGINKFKVITQNPNIKPQVGGYDVEVTELVQL; the protein is encoded by the coding sequence ATGTCTGATATTAAATTAAATACTATTCCAGAGGCCATTGAAGACCTTAGAAATGGGAAAATAATCATAGTAGTAGATGATGAAGACAGAGAGAATGAAGGAGATTTTCTTTGCGCAGCAGAACTGACAACTCCAGAAATTATCAACTTCATGGCGCTTCACGGAAGAGGGCTTATCTGTATGCCGCTTCCTGAAAAAAGATGTGATGAACTTGGGCTTGAAGTAATGGTAAGCAGAAGCAGTGACCCTAAAGAAACTGCTTTTACCGTATCTGTTGATCTTTTAGGAAACGGAACTTCTACAGGGATTTCTGCAGGAGACAGAGCAAAAACAATTTTAGCTTTGATGGATGAGAAATCCAAGCCTACAGATTTCATGAGACCAGGACATATTTTCCCGCTTCGTGCAAGAAAAGGAGGAGTATTGAAAAGAGCAGGACATACCGAAGCTGCCATTGACCTTACTCATTTAGCAGGTTTAAAAGAAGGTGGAGTAATCTGTGAGATTATGAACGAAGATGGAACAATGTCCCGTTTACCTGAACTTCATGCATTTGCTCAAAAGCATGATATGAAAATCGTTTCTATTGAAGATTTGATCCACTATCAGCTTAAAAAAGGAAATCTTGTGGAAAGGCTGGAAGAGAAAAAAGTGAAAACACACTACGGTGATTTTGACTTTTATGCATTCAGAGAGACTTCTAATGACCAAATCCACTTTGCATTAACAAAAGGAGCATGGACCGTAGATGAGCCGGTTTTAGTAAGAGTACAGTCTTCAGACTCTTATTTTGATGTATTGACAAGATTAAATAACGGTGAAAAACCTTTACTGGAAAAAGTAACCAATATGGTGAACGAAGCTGGAAAAGGCGCTATCATTTTCATCAATAATGTTTCAAATTCAGAAAATACATTAAGAAAGCTTCAGCAATTCCTGAACTATCAGGATGGGCAGGAGCAGCATCCTACTTTAGCATACAATTATAGAGATTACGGTATTGGGACGCAGATCTTAAAGAATTTAGGAATCAATAAGTTTAAAGTAATTACTCAAAACCCTAATATCAAACCTCAGGTGGGCGGATATGATGTAGAGGTTACTGAGTTGGTACAACTATAA
- a CDS encoding LLM class flavin-dependent oxidoreductase produces the protein MKNFEISVLDLAPVKQGKSIHDTFQDSLSLANHTEGLDYKRFWLAEHHNMESIASSATSVLIGFIANGTKKIRVGSGGIMLPNHSSLIIAEQFGTLESLFPGRIDLGVGRAPGTDGLTAQALGRNPAIINEQFPRQILELQRYFSKENAGAMVRAIPGEGLDIPIYVLGSSTDSAWLAAELGLPYAFAGHFAPEQMEMAFKIYREHFQPSEYSDKPYVIACVNGVAAETSEEAHKISTTLFQAFINIVRNDRKPFAPPVDDMDEIWSPMEKSMVLQKLRYTFIGDQAEIQIKLKDFQERFNVDELMINSHIYDHQKRLRSYEIIREAVNSLSKA, from the coding sequence ATGAAAAATTTTGAAATTTCTGTTTTAGACCTAGCACCTGTAAAGCAAGGGAAAAGCATTCATGATACTTTTCAGGACAGTTTGTCCTTAGCCAATCACACAGAAGGGTTGGATTATAAAAGGTTCTGGCTGGCTGAACATCACAATATGGAAAGCATTGCCAGTTCTGCAACCTCTGTTTTAATAGGCTTCATAGCCAATGGAACAAAAAAAATCAGAGTTGGATCTGGAGGGATCATGCTTCCCAACCACAGTTCATTGATTATTGCAGAACAATTCGGAACGCTAGAGTCTCTTTTTCCAGGAAGAATTGACCTTGGAGTAGGAAGGGCTCCTGGAACTGATGGTCTAACAGCTCAGGCTTTGGGAAGAAATCCAGCTATTATTAATGAGCAGTTCCCAAGACAGATTTTGGAACTTCAAAGATATTTCTCTAAAGAAAATGCGGGTGCAATGGTTCGTGCTATTCCTGGAGAAGGATTGGATATTCCAATTTATGTTTTAGGATCCAGTACAGACAGCGCGTGGCTTGCCGCGGAACTAGGGTTGCCTTATGCCTTTGCAGGACACTTTGCCCCGGAACAGATGGAGATGGCTTTTAAAATCTACAGAGAACATTTTCAGCCTTCAGAATATTCAGATAAACCTTACGTCATCGCTTGTGTAAATGGAGTTGCTGCAGAAACTTCTGAGGAGGCTCATAAAATTTCCACTACATTATTTCAAGCGTTTATCAATATCGTAAGAAATGACAGAAAACCTTTTGCACCGCCGGTGGATGATATGGATGAAATATGGTCACCCATGGAGAAATCAATGGTTTTACAGAAACTGAGATATACTTTTATTGGAGATCAGGCCGAAATCCAGATAAAGCTTAAAGATTTCCAGGAAAGATTCAATGTGGACGAACTGATGATTAATTCACATATTTACGATCATCAGAAAAGGTTAAGATCTTATGAGATTATCAGAGAAGCTGTGAACTCCTTATCCAAAGCCTAA